A window of the Verminephrobacter eiseniae EF01-2 genome harbors these coding sequences:
- a CDS encoding monovalent cation/H+ antiporter subunit A: MPLITLILFPLIGSLVAAVLPTNARNAESTLAGLIALLCTVQVALCFPAIADGAVLRQELAWLPALGLNLVLRLDGLAWMFCMLVFGVGSLVVLYARYYMSAADPVPRFFAFFLAFMGAMVGVVLSGNLIQIAFFWELTSLFSFLLIGYWHHRSDARRGARMALSVTASGGLCLLVGMLVLGHIVGSYELDQVLAAGPRIKAHPLYLVALVLVLLGALTKSAQFPFHFWLPQAMAAPTPVSAYLHSATLVKAGVFLLARLWPALAGTEPWFWLVGGVGLVTLLLGGYAALFQNDLKGLLAYSTLSHLGLITLLLGLNSPLAAVAALFHTMNHATFKASLFMAVGIVDHESGTRDIRRLSGLRRMMPITATLAMVASAAMAGVPLLNGFLSKEMFFAETVYVNAAPLLEWLLPMAATLAGMFSVAYSLRFTVDVFWGPAASALPRHPHEPPHWMRVPVELLVLACLVVGMLPAWSVGAALAAAARPVVGGVLPSYSLVVWHGFNTPFVMSLVALAGGVALYALLRWRSRAEGRTDAPPVAQRSSGQRLFTGALALITQAGRRGRRLLGTGRLQWQLVWLVVAALVASLVPLQVRGLSIGARVLLPLSPAFALLWLLGAACAVAAAWQAKYHRLAALTLMGGAGLCVCLSFLWFSAPDLALTQIVVEVVTTILILLGLRWLPRRDERLRVPTLARGRRRLRRCGNLALALLAGGGMALLSYAMMSRPFPDSSSTFFLEHALSEGGGTNVINVMLVDFRGFDTLGEIVVLAIVALTVYALLRRFRPAREVMNLPPQQRTRPVGTVDMDLSIPRPTADTAVAGYLVVPAVLVRLMLPFATLVAVYLFMRGHNEPGGGFVAGLVFAVALLLQYIVSGTSWVEAHLPVLPRRWIGLGLLTALATGMGALAWGYPFLTSHTARLHLPWVGEIHIASALFFDIGVFTLVVGATLLILTGIAHQSVRSHRHNNAMATAMARGED; this comes from the coding sequence ATGCCCCTGATCACACTCATCCTTTTTCCGTTGATCGGCAGTCTGGTCGCCGCTGTGCTGCCGACCAACGCCCGCAATGCCGAGTCCACGCTCGCCGGCCTGATCGCCCTGCTCTGCACCGTGCAGGTGGCGCTGTGCTTTCCCGCGATTGCCGACGGTGCGGTGCTCAGGCAGGAGCTCGCCTGGCTGCCCGCGCTCGGGCTGAACCTGGTGCTGCGGCTCGACGGACTGGCCTGGATGTTTTGCATGCTGGTGTTTGGCGTGGGCAGTCTGGTGGTGCTGTATGCGCGCTATTACATGTCGGCGGCCGATCCGGTGCCGCGTTTCTTTGCCTTCTTTCTTGCTTTCATGGGCGCGATGGTGGGGGTGGTGCTGTCGGGCAACCTCATCCAGATCGCGTTCTTCTGGGAACTGACCAGCCTGTTCTCGTTCCTGCTGATCGGCTACTGGCACCACCGCAGCGACGCGCGGCGCGGCGCGCGCATGGCGCTGTCCGTCACCGCATCCGGCGGGCTGTGCCTGCTGGTGGGCATGCTGGTGCTGGGCCATATCGTGGGCAGCTACGAGCTCGATCAGGTGCTCGCCGCCGGCCCGCGCATCAAGGCCCATCCGCTGTACCTCGTCGCCCTGGTGCTGGTGCTGCTGGGGGCGCTGACAAAGAGCGCGCAGTTTCCGTTTCACTTCTGGCTGCCCCAGGCCATGGCAGCGCCCACGCCGGTGTCGGCCTATCTGCACTCGGCCACGCTGGTCAAGGCCGGCGTGTTTTTGCTGGCGCGCTTGTGGCCGGCGCTGGCAGGCACCGAGCCTTGGTTCTGGCTGGTCGGTGGCGTGGGCCTGGTCACGCTGCTGCTGGGCGGCTACGCGGCGCTGTTCCAGAACGACCTCAAGGGGCTGCTGGCCTACTCGACACTCTCGCACCTGGGTTTGATCACGCTGCTGCTGGGCCTGAACAGCCCGCTGGCGGCCGTCGCTGCGCTGTTTCACACGATGAACCATGCGACGTTCAAGGCCTCGCTGTTCATGGCGGTGGGCATCGTCGATCATGAGAGCGGCACGCGCGACATCAGACGCCTTTCAGGGCTGCGGCGCATGATGCCGATCACGGCCACGCTGGCCATGGTGGCCAGCGCGGCAATGGCGGGTGTGCCTTTGCTCAACGGTTTTTTGTCCAAGGAGATGTTCTTTGCAGAAACCGTTTATGTGAACGCCGCGCCCCTGCTCGAATGGCTGCTGCCGATGGCCGCCACGCTGGCCGGCATGTTCAGCGTGGCCTACTCGCTGCGCTTTACCGTGGACGTGTTCTGGGGCCCGGCTGCCAGCGCCTTGCCCCGCCACCCGCATGAGCCGCCGCACTGGATGCGGGTGCCGGTCGAATTGCTGGTGCTGGCCTGCCTGGTGGTGGGTATGCTGCCGGCCTGGTCGGTGGGCGCGGCTCTGGCGGCTGCGGCGCGGCCCGTCGTCGGGGGCGTGCTGCCGAGCTATAGCCTGGTGGTCTGGCATGGTTTCAATACGCCGTTCGTGATGAGCCTGGTGGCGCTGGCAGGCGGCGTTGCGCTGTATGCGCTGCTGCGCTGGCGCAGCCGCGCAGAGGGCCGGACCGACGCGCCACCCGTGGCGCAGCGCAGCAGCGGCCAGCGGCTGTTCACCGGAGCCTTGGCGCTCATCACCCAAGCGGGCCGCAGGGGGCGCCGCCTGCTGGGCACCGGGCGCCTGCAATGGCAACTGGTGTGGCTGGTGGTTGCGGCGCTGGTGGCGAGCCTGGTGCCGCTCCAGGTCCGGGGGCTGTCCATCGGCGCGCGCGTGCTGCTGCCGTTGTCGCCCGCCTTTGCCCTGCTGTGGCTGTTGGGCGCTGCCTGCGCCGTGGCTGCGGCCTGGCAGGCCAAGTACCACCGCCTGGCGGCGCTGACCTTGATGGGCGGGGCGGGCCTGTGCGTGTGCCTGAGCTTTCTCTGGTTCTCGGCGCCGGATCTGGCGCTGACGCAAATCGTGGTCGAGGTGGTGACCACCATCTTGATCCTGCTGGGCCTGCGCTGGCTGCCCCGGCGCGACGAGCGCCTGCGTGTGCCGACGCTGGCCCGGGGGCGCCGGCGGCTGCGCCGCTGCGGCAACCTGGCGCTGGCGCTGCTCGCCGGGGGCGGCATGGCGCTGCTCTCATACGCGATGATGAGCCGGCCCTTTCCGGACAGCAGCTCCACCTTCTTCCTGGAACACGCGCTCAGCGAAGGCGGCGGCACCAATGTGATCAATGTGATGCTGGTGGATTTTCGCGGCTTTGACACGCTCGGCGAGATCGTGGTGCTGGCCATCGTGGCGCTCACGGTCTACGCCCTGCTGCGGCGCTTTCGGCCCGCGCGCGAGGTGATGAACCTGCCGCCGCAGCAGCGCACCCGGCCAGTGGGCACCGTGGACATGGATCTGTCCATCCCCCGCCCGACAGCCGACACTGCCGTGGCCGGCTACCTCGTGGTGCCCGCCGTGCTGGTGCGGCTGATGCTGCCCTTTGCCACGCTGGTGGCGGTCTACCTGTTCATGCGCGGGCACAATGAGCCCGGCGGCGGCTTTGTCGCGGGCCTGGTGTTCGCGGTGGCGCTGCTGCTGCAATACATCGTCTCGGGCACTTCGTGGGTCGAGGCCCATCTGCCCGTGCTCCCGCGCCGCTGGATCGGTCTGGGCCTGCTGACCGCGCTGGCCACCGGCATGGGCGCGCTGGCCTGGGGCTATCCGTTCCTGACCAGCCACACCGCCCGGCTGCACCTGCCCTGGGTGGGCGAGATCCACATTGCCAGCGCGCTGTTCTTTGACATCGGCGTGTTCACGCTGGTGGTGGGCGCCACGCTGCTGATCCTCACCGGCATTGCCCACCAGTCGGTGCGCAGCCACCGCCATAACAACGCCATGGCCACCGCCATGGCACGGGGAGAAGACTGA
- a CDS encoding ComEA family DNA-binding protein, which translates to MLKKILFIIAMLYAAASFAAVDANKASAAELEGIKGIGPSLSGKIVEERKSGPFKDWDDFVRRVGGVGKKSAAKFSHEGLTVDGKKFDAAKADPKADPKADHHAKKGADGKKDAAPTAKTPGGTGSTAKN; encoded by the coding sequence ATGCTGAAAAAGATACTGTTCATCATCGCCATGCTGTACGCCGCCGCGTCGTTTGCCGCAGTGGATGCGAACAAGGCTTCCGCCGCCGAGCTCGAAGGCATCAAAGGCATCGGCCCGAGTCTGTCCGGCAAAATCGTCGAAGAGCGCAAGAGCGGCCCATTCAAGGACTGGGACGACTTCGTCCGCCGCGTCGGCGGTGTCGGTAAAAAATCCGCCGCCAAGTTCTCGCACGAGGGCCTGACCGTCGACGGCAAGAAGTTCGATGCCGCCAAGGCCGACCCCAAAGCCGACCCCAAAGCCGACCACCATGCCAAAAAAGGAGCAGACGGCAAAAAGGACGCCGCACCAACGGCCAAGACACCCGGGGGCACCGGCAGCACAGCCAAAAACTGA
- the lapB gene encoding lipopolysaccharide assembly protein LapB produces MEFDLAWILLGLPLAFVLGWLASRFDLRQLRAENRRAPKAYFKGLNFLLNEQQDQAIDAFIEAVQNDPDTSELHFALGNLFRRRGEYDRAVRVHEHLLSRGDLSRADRERAQHALALDFLKAGLLDRAEDALHRLEGTPFEAQARLALLAICERSRDWPQAAAIARRMHAADQGDFSTRQAHYLCEQALALSAQGDMPGAQALLEQAVAAAPGAARARIELARLQALLGQPAAVLVTLKALGERNPAALPLAAPLLLEAASATGRRPEVQALLQTHYAQTPSLDVLEAIVAMEAADEGSGDQARQRYVQHLERERSLVAAARWLATERLEHEQFHPQIQRALDHAVKPLMRYRCAACGFEARQHFWQCPGCQTWDSYPARRVEEL; encoded by the coding sequence ATGGAATTTGATTTGGCTTGGATTTTGCTGGGCTTGCCCCTGGCCTTCGTGCTGGGCTGGCTCGCGTCACGCTTTGATCTGCGCCAACTGCGCGCAGAAAACCGCCGGGCTCCGAAAGCCTACTTCAAGGGCCTGAACTTCCTGCTCAACGAGCAGCAAGACCAGGCCATCGACGCCTTCATCGAAGCCGTTCAGAACGACCCGGACACCTCCGAACTGCACTTTGCGCTGGGCAACCTGTTTCGCCGCCGTGGCGAGTACGACCGCGCCGTGCGCGTGCATGAGCATCTGCTCTCGCGCGGCGACCTGAGCCGCGCCGACCGCGAGCGTGCCCAGCACGCACTGGCGCTGGACTTCCTCAAGGCCGGCCTGCTCGACCGGGCGGAAGACGCGCTGCACCGGCTCGAAGGCACGCCCTTCGAGGCCCAGGCGCGCCTGGCGCTGCTGGCGATCTGCGAGCGCTCGCGCGACTGGCCGCAGGCCGCCGCCATTGCCCGCAGGATGCACGCCGCCGACCAGGGCGACTTCAGCACCCGGCAGGCGCATTACCTGTGCGAGCAGGCGCTGGCCCTGAGCGCCCAGGGCGACATGCCAGGCGCGCAAGCCCTGCTGGAGCAGGCCGTGGCGGCAGCCCCGGGGGCGGCCCGCGCGCGTATCGAACTGGCGCGGCTGCAAGCGCTGCTGGGCCAACCGGCGGCCGTGCTGGTCACGCTCAAAGCCCTGGGCGAACGCAACCCTGCGGCACTGCCGCTGGCCGCCCCGCTGCTGCTCGAAGCGGCCAGCGCCACCGGGCGCAGGCCCGAGGTGCAGGCCCTGCTGCAAACGCATTACGCGCAGACGCCATCGCTGGATGTGCTCGAAGCCATCGTGGCCATGGAAGCGGCCGATGAGGGCAGCGGCGACCAAGCGCGCCAACGCTATGTGCAGCATCTGGAGCGCGAACGCTCGCTGGTCGCTGCCGCCCGCTGGCTGGCCACCGAGAGGCTCGAACATGAACAATTCCACCCCCAGATACAGCGCGCCCTCGATCATGCCGTCAAGCCGCTGATGCGCTACCGCTGCGCCGCCTGCGGCTTCGAGGCGCGCCAGCATTTTTGGCAATGCCCCGGCTGCCAGACCTGGGACAGCTACCCGGCCCGCCGCGTCGAAGAGCTTTGA
- a CDS encoding LapA family protein: MKYLLWLLKAAIFFTLFAFALNNQQDATVHFFFGTQWRAPLVLVVLAAFSAGLAVGVLGMVPRWWRHRSAARRAQGAVVAPAAAAGSAPELPMIHGI; this comes from the coding sequence ATGAAATACCTCCTGTGGCTGCTCAAGGCAGCCATTTTTTTTACGCTCTTCGCCTTTGCGCTGAACAACCAGCAAGACGCCACCGTGCATTTCTTCTTTGGCACCCAATGGCGCGCGCCGCTGGTGCTGGTGGTGCTGGCGGCCTTCTCGGCAGGGCTGGCAGTGGGCGTATTGGGCATGGTGCCGCGCTGGTGGCGCCACCGCAGCGCCGCCCGCCGCGCGCAGGGCGCCGTTGTCGCACCGGCAGCGGCTGCCGGCAGCGCGCCTGAGCTGCCCATGATCCATGGAATTTGA
- a CDS encoding proteasome-type protease — MTYCVAIKLNAGLVFLSDSRTNAGLDQISSFRKMIVYEQTGDRFMVLLSAGNLSISQSVREILQIEQIGDGAESGEPITIWNAKSMFDAARVLGAAVRHVYERDGAALKRSGVDFNVSMLFGGQIKGEGMRLFQIYSAGNFVEATSETPYFQVGESKYGKPVLDRVLTPETPLNEAAKCALVSMDSTLKSNLSVGLPLDLVVYEVDRFATDKLICIDENNPYFRMLHDSWGQKLRQVFDSIEDPAWNGGSTQVPLMVSTGRNKPLRKITNHQDRLI; from the coding sequence ATGACGTACTGCGTGGCCATCAAACTCAATGCCGGACTGGTTTTCCTGTCCGATTCCCGCACCAACGCCGGCTTGGACCAGATCAGTTCGTTTCGCAAGATGATCGTCTATGAGCAAACCGGCGACCGCTTCATGGTGCTGCTGTCCGCAGGCAATCTGTCGATCTCCCAATCGGTGCGCGAGATTCTCCAGATCGAACAGATCGGGGACGGCGCCGAATCCGGCGAGCCGATCACGATCTGGAACGCCAAAAGCATGTTCGACGCCGCCCGCGTGCTGGGCGCCGCCGTGCGCCATGTGTACGAGCGCGACGGCGCAGCGCTCAAGCGCTCCGGTGTCGACTTCAACGTGTCGATGTTGTTTGGCGGCCAGATCAAGGGCGAAGGCATGCGCCTGTTCCAGATCTACTCGGCCGGCAACTTCGTCGAAGCCACGTCCGAGACGCCCTACTTCCAGGTCGGCGAGTCCAAGTACGGCAAGCCCGTGCTCGACCGGGTGCTGACACCCGAAACCCCGCTGAACGAAGCCGCCAAATGCGCACTGGTGTCGATGGACAGCACGCTCAAATCGAACCTGTCGGTGGGGCTGCCGCTGGACCTGGTGGTGTACGAGGTGGACCGCTTTGCCACCGACAAGCTGATCTGCATCGACGAGAACAACCCGTACTTTCGCATGTTGCACGACAGTTGGGGCCAGAAACTGCGCCAGGTATTCGACAGCATCGAAGACCCGGCCTGGAACGGCGGCAGCACCCAGGTTCCGCTCATGGTGAGCACCGGGCGCAACAAGCCGCTGCGAAAGATCACCAACCATCAGGACCGGCTCATCTAA
- the proB gene encoding glutamate 5-kinase, translating into MVAGILRSARRIVVKVGSSLVTNEGRGLDEAAIGEWSRQLAALVRGDAGAAREVVMVSSGAIAEGMKRLGWVGRPREIHALQAAAAVGQMGLAQMYETKLREQGMGSAQVLLTHADLADRERYLNARSTLLTLLRLGVVPVINENDTVVNDEIKFGDNDTLGALVANLVEADALIILTDQKGLYTADPRRDPSARLVRQAKAGDSALEAMAGGAGSSIGKGGMITKILAAKRAAGSGASTVIAWGREPDVLVRLVAGEALGSLLVAQTQKTQARKQWMADHLQLRGSVVVDAGAAAKLRAEGKSLLPIGMTAVEGDFARGDVIAVRDASGAEIARGLANYAAAEARMLCRKPSTEFEKLLGYSAEPEMVHRDNLVLAAGS; encoded by the coding sequence ATGGTTGCCGGCATATTGCGCTCTGCCCGCCGCATCGTGGTCAAGGTCGGCTCCAGCCTCGTGACCAACGAAGGCCGTGGCCTCGATGAGGCCGCCATTGGCGAATGGAGCCGCCAACTGGCGGCGCTGGTGCGCGGTGATGCCGGTGCTGCGCGCGAGGTGGTGATGGTCTCCAGCGGTGCCATCGCCGAGGGCATGAAGCGCCTGGGTTGGGTCGGCAGGCCGCGCGAAATCCATGCGCTGCAAGCCGCTGCGGCGGTCGGTCAGATGGGCCTGGCGCAGATGTATGAGACCAAGCTGCGCGAGCAGGGCATGGGCAGCGCCCAGGTGCTGCTGACCCATGCCGACCTGGCCGACCGCGAGCGCTACCTGAATGCCCGCTCGACCCTGCTGACCTTGTTGCGCCTGGGCGTGGTGCCGGTGATCAATGAGAACGACACGGTCGTCAATGACGAGATCAAGTTTGGCGACAACGACACCCTGGGCGCCCTGGTGGCCAATCTGGTGGAGGCCGATGCGCTGATCATCCTGACGGATCAAAAGGGGCTCTACACCGCAGACCCGCGGCGCGACCCGTCGGCACGGCTCGTGCGCCAGGCCAAGGCCGGCGATAGCGCGCTGGAGGCGATGGCCGGCGGCGCCGGCTCCAGCATTGGCAAGGGCGGCATGATCACCAAGATACTTGCGGCCAAGCGCGCTGCCGGCTCGGGCGCTTCGACCGTGATTGCCTGGGGGCGCGAGCCCGATGTGCTGGTGCGTCTGGTGGCCGGAGAAGCCCTGGGCAGTTTGCTGGTGGCGCAGACCCAGAAAACGCAGGCGCGCAAGCAGTGGATGGCCGACCATCTGCAACTGCGCGGCAGCGTGGTGGTCGACGCCGGGGCTGCGGCCAAGCTGCGCGCCGAGGGCAAGAGCCTGCTGCCTATCGGCATGACGGCGGTAGAGGGTGATTTCGCGCGCGGCGACGTGATTGCCGTGCGCGATGCCTCGGGGGCAGAAATCGCCCGCGGCCTGGCCAACTACGCCGCTGCCGAGGCCCGTATGCTGTGCCGCAAGCCATCGACCGAGTTCGAGAAACTGCTCGGCTATAGCGCAGAGCCGGAGATGGTGCACCGCGACAACCTGGTGCTTGCTGCGGGTTCCTGA
- the obgE gene encoding GTPase ObgE: protein MKFVDEAFIDVAAGDGGNGCVSFRHEKYKEFGGPNGGDGGRGGHVFAVADPNLNTLVDFRYARRHEAKRGGHGMGSDMFGAAGADITLKMPVGTIITDAATGQPLYELLLPGEVITIARGGDGGFGNMRFKSAINRAPRHKTPGWPGEKKSLKLELKVLADVGLLGRPNAGKSTFIAAVSNARPKIADYPFTTLHPHLGVVRVAPEQSFVVADIPGLIEGASEGAGLGLQFLRHLQRTRLLLHIVDLAALDTGVDAQDAGVDPVAQAKAIINELKKYDRQLYDKPRWLVLNKLDMVPAGERQARVQDFVKRLKHQGPVFEISALTHEGCGPLVHAIFGHVQSGQRMDNEPPPLDPRFASAGPA, encoded by the coding sequence ATGAAGTTCGTCGATGAAGCCTTTATTGACGTTGCCGCCGGCGATGGCGGCAACGGCTGCGTGTCTTTTCGGCACGAAAAGTACAAGGAGTTCGGCGGCCCCAACGGGGGCGATGGCGGGCGCGGCGGGCATGTGTTTGCCGTGGCCGATCCGAACCTGAACACCTTGGTCGATTTCCGCTACGCGCGCCGGCATGAGGCCAAGCGTGGCGGGCATGGCATGGGCTCGGACATGTTCGGGGCTGCGGGCGCCGACATCACCCTGAAGATGCCCGTGGGCACCATCATTACCGACGCCGCGACGGGCCAGCCGTTGTACGAGTTGCTGCTCCCGGGCGAGGTGATCACCATCGCCCGGGGCGGTGATGGCGGTTTTGGCAATATGCGCTTCAAGAGTGCCATCAACCGCGCGCCACGGCACAAGACGCCTGGCTGGCCGGGCGAGAAAAAGAGCCTGAAGCTGGAATTGAAAGTGCTGGCCGATGTGGGCTTGCTGGGCCGGCCCAATGCGGGCAAATCGACCTTCATTGCCGCAGTGTCCAACGCCCGACCGAAGATCGCCGACTATCCATTCACCACGCTGCACCCCCATCTGGGCGTGGTGCGCGTCGCCCCCGAGCAGAGCTTCGTGGTGGCCGATATCCCGGGCCTGATCGAAGGGGCCTCCGAAGGGGCCGGGCTGGGGTTGCAGTTTCTGCGCCATTTGCAGCGCACCCGGCTGCTGCTGCATATCGTCGATCTGGCCGCGCTCGACACGGGTGTCGACGCGCAGGACGCGGGTGTCGACCCGGTAGCGCAGGCCAAGGCCATCATCAACGAACTCAAGAAGTACGACCGGCAGTTGTACGACAAGCCGCGCTGGCTGGTGCTGAACAAGCTCGACATGGTGCCCGCCGGCGAGCGGCAGGCGCGCGTGCAGGATTTCGTCAAGCGCTTGAAGCACCAGGGGCCGGTGTTCGAGATCTCTGCGCTGACGCATGAGGGCTGCGGGCCTTTGGTCCATGCCATCTTCGGTCATGTGCAGTCCGGGCAGCGCATGGACAACGAGCCGCCGCCGCTGGACCCACGCTTTGCCAGCGCCGGGCCAGCCTGA
- the rpmA gene encoding 50S ribosomal protein L27, which translates to MAQKKGGGSTRNGRDSQPKMLGVKVFGGQRITAGSIIVRQRGTRFHPGSNVGMGKDHSLFALVDGQVSFGIKGALSKPTVNVTPAASAPPV; encoded by the coding sequence ATGGCACAGAAAAAAGGCGGCGGCTCTACGCGCAACGGGCGCGACTCCCAGCCGAAGATGCTGGGGGTCAAGGTCTTCGGCGGTCAGCGGATCACGGCCGGCTCCATCATCGTGCGTCAGCGTGGCACGCGCTTTCACCCCGGCAGCAATGTCGGCATGGGCAAGGACCACAGCCTGTTCGCACTGGTCGACGGCCAGGTGTCGTTCGGCATCAAGGGGGCATTGTCCAAGCCGACGGTCAATGTGACTCCCGCAGCATCGGCGCCGCCGGTCTGA
- the rplU gene encoding 50S ribosomal protein L21 codes for MYAVIKTGGKQYRVAAGENIKVEQIAADVGQEIVIDQVLAVGNGAELKVGTPLVSGASVKATVVAHGKRDKVHIFKMRRRKHYQKRQGHRQQFTELHIGAIAV; via the coding sequence ATGTACGCGGTCATAAAAACCGGTGGCAAGCAGTATCGCGTTGCTGCCGGCGAGAATATCAAAGTAGAACAGATTGCTGCGGACGTAGGCCAGGAGATCGTCATCGACCAGGTTCTGGCTGTCGGCAACGGCGCTGAACTCAAGGTGGGTACGCCCCTGGTGTCCGGCGCCAGCGTGAAAGCCACGGTGGTGGCCCACGGCAAGCGCGACAAGGTGCATATCTTCAAGATGCGCCGACGCAAGCACTATCAAAAACGCCAAGGCCATCGCCAGCAGTTCACCGAGCTGCATATCGGCGCGATTGCTGTCTGA
- a CDS encoding polyprenyl synthetase family protein → MREVDKVIGQRLLSNVPLVDWVARHIIAAGGKRLRPALLLMVCGALGYGGAHRLSLAAVVELIHTATLLHDDVVDASTLRRGRPTANEIFGAPACVLVGDFLHTRSFQTMVETGNMRVMEILAEATNVIAEGEVLQLMNMHDATLDEAGYLRVIRSKTAKLFEASARLGAVLARSSPDIEQACATYGQALGTAFQIIDDVLDYDGDSAEMGKNLGDDLREGKATLPLIAAMQRGSPGQALIVRQAIKEGSTEQLAEIVGIVRATGALEVTRAAACTEARRAMSAAQQLPSNAYSKGLLELAAQLLERRH, encoded by the coding sequence ATGCGCGAGGTCGACAAAGTCATCGGCCAGCGCCTGCTATCGAACGTCCCGCTGGTGGATTGGGTGGCGCGACACATCATCGCCGCCGGAGGCAAGCGCTTGCGCCCTGCGCTGCTGCTGATGGTGTGCGGGGCGCTGGGCTATGGCGGCGCGCACCGCTTGAGCCTGGCGGCCGTGGTCGAACTGATCCACACTGCCACATTGCTGCACGACGATGTCGTCGACGCCTCCACCTTGCGCCGTGGTCGCCCCACAGCCAACGAAATCTTCGGTGCTCCGGCCTGTGTGCTGGTGGGCGACTTCTTGCACACCCGCTCGTTCCAGACCATGGTGGAAACGGGGAACATGCGCGTCATGGAAATCCTCGCCGAAGCCACGAACGTGATCGCCGAGGGCGAGGTGCTGCAACTGATGAACATGCATGACGCAACGCTCGATGAAGCCGGCTATCTGCGTGTGATCCGTTCCAAAACCGCCAAGCTGTTCGAGGCCAGCGCCCGGCTCGGCGCCGTGCTGGCCCGCAGCAGCCCCGACATCGAGCAAGCCTGCGCCACCTACGGGCAGGCCCTGGGCACCGCCTTTCAGATCATCGACGATGTCCTGGACTACGACGGCGACAGCGCAGAGATGGGCAAGAACCTGGGCGACGACCTGCGCGAAGGCAAGGCCACGCTGCCACTGATCGCCGCGATGCAACGAGGCAGCCCCGGGCAGGCGCTGATCGTGCGCCAAGCCATCAAGGAAGGCTCGACGGAGCAACTGGCCGAGATCGTCGGCATCGTGCGCGCGACCGGCGCGCTCGAAGTCACCCGCGCCGCCGCCTGCACCGAAGCCCGCCGGGCAATGTCCGCTGCGCAGCAACTGCCATCGAATGCCTATTCGAAGGGTTTGCTAGAATTGGCGGCGCAGTTGCTGGAGCGACGCCACTGA